A window of Oncorhynchus nerka isolate Pitt River linkage group LG4, Oner_Uvic_2.0, whole genome shotgun sequence contains these coding sequences:
- the LOC115119064 gene encoding uncharacterized protein LOC115119064, whose translation MAQDTCLTGFRLAGVVLAALIVNAACLIWIYSPKPVESPSGAGGGLIHDLGKFLRSPSSNSSLFLKASHPTKQTKQIFGELEWEEEGKEIGSMFLTKNRTHIQVTMAGWYVVFVQATFKLPAGNDTRDLRLQLDFTYQERTDQFASAFDTRQLLEEEQDAPLSFSVLLRMEPENRLSVMASHRQRVDYERRPVSTFITIIRCSD comes from the exons ATGGCACAAGACACTTGTCTCACAGGCTTTCGACTTGCCGGGGTTGTCCTTGCAGCATTGATTGTCAATGCAGCGTGTTTGATCTGGATTTATTCTCCTAAG CCGGTTGAATCACCGTCAGGAGCTGGTGGAGGTCTAATTCATG ACTTGGGGAAATTTCTCAGAAGTCCTTCCTCCAATTCCAGTTTGTTCCTTAAAG CCTCTCACCCCACCAAACAGACCAAACAGATCTTTGGTGAGctggagtgggaggaggaggggaaggagattGGCAGCATGTTCCTGACCAAGAACAGGACCCACATCCAGGTGACCATGGCAGGCTGGTATGTGGTCTTTGTCCAAGCCACCTTTAAGCTGCCAGCAGGGAATGACACCAGGGACCTAAGGCTACAGCTGGATTTCACCTACCAGGAGCGTACGGACCAGTTTGCCAGTGCCTTTGACACGCGGCAGTTGCTGGAAGAGGAGCAAGACGCCCCATTGAGTTTCTCTGTCCTTTTGCGGATGGAGCCGGAGAATAGACTGTCTGTGATGGCAAGCCACAGGCAGCGGGTTGATTATGAGAGAAGACCAGTCTCTACCTTCATTACTATCATTAGATGCTCTGACTAG
- the p2rx4a gene encoding P2X purinoceptor 4a — MMKTRGCCASICQCFFEYSTPKILVIRSFKVGTLNRITQALVIAYVIGYVCVLNKGYQDMDAVLSSVTTKVKGIALTNTSDLGLRIWDVADYVIPPQEENSFFVLTNMLITLNQTQSHCPEVPKTGFDCTSDRDCKAGSRDTRGNGVQTGKCVKYSAVDKTCEVLAWCPLELDKEPPNPPMLADAENFTVLIKNSIRYPKFNFNKRNILPYVNKTYLEQCVFNRITDPDCPIFRLKDMVTEANEDFQTMAVHGGVMGVQIRWECDLDMPSSWCVPRYTFRRLDNKDPVNNVAPGYNFRFAKYYKNGNNEETRTLIKGFGIRFDVMVFGQAGKFNIVPTLLNVGAGLALLGLVTVVCDWIVLTCMTKKNIYNEEKYSYVDDFQLLSNETP, encoded by the exons ATGATGAAAACGAGGGGATGTTGTGCGTCCATCTGTCAATGTTTTTTCGAATATTCAACACCGAAAATTCTTGTAATTAGGAGCTTCAAGGTTGGAACCCTCAACAGAATCACGCAGGCTTTAGTGATTGCATATGTGATCGG GTATGTCTGTGTGCTGAACAAAGGCTACCAGGACATGGATGCAGTCCTCAGCTCTGTCACGACCAAGGTGAAGGGCATCGCCCTGACCAACACTTCTGACCTGGGTCTGCGAATCTGGGATGTGGCAGACTATGTCATCCCACCACAG GAGGAGAACTCTTTCTTTGTGTTGACGAACATGCTCATCACTCTGAACCAAACTCAGTCGCACTGTCCAGAG GTCCCAAAAACTGGTTTTGACTGCACCTCAGACAGGGACTGCAAGGCTGGCTCACGTGATACCCGAGGCAATG GTGTTCAGACTGGGAAATGTGTGAAGTACTCAGCTGTGGATAAGACATGTGAGGTTCTGGCTTGGTGCCCGCTGGAGTTAGATAAGGAACCTCCCAA TCCTCCAATGTTGGCAGATGCAGAGAACTTCACAGTGCTTATAAAGAACAGCATCCGGTACCCCAAATTCAACTTCAATAA AAGGAATATCTTACCCTATGTCAACAAGACCTACTTGGAACAATGTGTATTCAATCGCATCACTGACCCAGACTGCCCGATCTTCAGACTCAAAGACATGGTCACAGAGGCCAAtgaggactttcagaccatggcTGTCCAT GGTGGGGTTATGGGTGTCCAGATCCGTTGGGAATGTGATCTGGACATGCCAAGCAGCTGGTGTGTGCCTAGGTACACCTTCCGTCGCCTGGACAACAAGGACCCAGTGAACAATGTGGCGCCTGGATACAACTTCAG ATTTGCCAAATATTACAAAAATGGTAACAATGAAGAGACAAGGACATTAATCAAAGGATTCGGAATACGTTTTGATGTCATGGTTTTTGGTCAG GCTGGAAAATTTAACATAGTGCCAACACTGCTGAATGTTGGTGCTGGTCTTGCCCTCCTTGGCTTG GTGACTGTTGTTTGTGATTGGATTGTGCTGACATGCATGACGAAAAAAAACATCTATAACGAAGAGAAATACTCTTATGTTGATGACTTTCAATTG CTTTCAAATGAAACACCATAA